A single region of the Vicia villosa cultivar HV-30 ecotype Madison, WI linkage group LG4, Vvil1.0, whole genome shotgun sequence genome encodes:
- the LOC131595379 gene encoding SNF1-related protein kinase regulatory subunit beta-2-like, giving the protein MGNVNGREEDFNGTLSEASSDDGEREGGFDSVSDSMSVPDGVVENPLPSEEMGHSPPASPRTTQSPLMFSPQVPVVPLQRPDEMQAPAPSWMQTTSGYEDMFDEIGIPTMITWSYGGKEVSVEGSWDNWKSRIPLQRSGKDFTIMKVLPSGVYQFRFIVDGRWRHAPDLPWEQDDAANTYNILDLQDYVPEDIGSISSFEPPKSPDSSYNNLHLSSEDYAKEPPLVPPFMQMTLLNVPSTNMEFEPLVSRPQHVMLNHLYMQKGKNSPSVVALGTTHRFVAKYVTVVLYKSLQR; this is encoded by the exons aTGGGGAATGTGAATGGCAGAGAAGAAGATTTCAACGGCACACTATCGGAAGCTTCATCTGATGATGGAGAAAGAGAGGGAGGTTTTGACAGTGTCAGCGATTCCATGTCTGTGCCTGATGGGGTCGTTGAAAATCCTTTACCTTCTGAGGAAATGGGTCATTCTCCACCTGCTAGCCCTAGAACTACTCAATCTCCGTTAATGTTCTCTCCTCAA GTTCCGGTGGTTCCACTACAAAGACCTGATGAGATGCAGGCTCCGGCCCCTTCCTGGATGCAAACTACTTCAGGGTATGAGGATATGTTTGATGAAATTGGGATTCCGACGATGATTACTTGGAGTTATGGTGGTAAAGAAGTTTCCGTGGAGGGGTCATGGGATAATTGGAAATCAAG aattccctTGCAGAGATCAGGAAAGGACTTCACTATAATGAAGGTGCTGCCATCTGGTGTGTACCAGTTTAGATTTATCGTGGATGGACGATGGAGGCACGCACCTGACTTGCCTTGGGAACAAGATGATGCTGCCAATACCTACAACATTCTCGACTTACAG GATTATGTTCCCGAAGACATTGGAAGCATTTCTAGTTTCGAACCACCTAAATCACCAGATTCTAGTTACAACAACTTACACCTAAGCTCCGAAGATTATGCAAAGGAGCCGCCACTGGTTCCTCCATTCATGCAAATGACTCTTCTTAACGTTCCATCGACAAATATGGAATTCGAACCTCTCGTGTCCAGACCACAGCACGTAATGCTCAATCATCTCTATATGCAGAAAGGAAAGAATAGCCCTTCAGTGGTTGCGCTCGGGACAACTCATCGATTTGTAGCGAAATACGTCACTGTGGTGCTGTACAAGTCTTTGCAGCGGTGA